The Candidatus Bathyanammoxibius amoris genomic sequence TACCACGCCTTAAAAGTCCGAGTACCCTAAGGGTTGTCGAAGAGAGGAAAGAACCGAGATGCAACCATTTAAGAGCTTATTTGTACTTGTCTTAGCACTGGCAGGGGCGAACGTATTCGGTACTGCCTACGGCGGGGAGATACCGGCGCATGCCTCCGCTGACAACATACCCATGCTATGGTACCTGGCGCCGATAGGGGCCGTAATCGGCCTTTTATGCGCGGTGAAGTTCTACAAAGACGTTATGCGCTCACCCGCCGGTGACGACCTGATGGTAGAGATAGCCAACCACGTAAAAGAGGGCGCCATGGCCTACCTGCGCCAGCAATACAAAATAGTAGGCATCTTCTTCGTCGTCATCGCGATTATTTTGTCTCTGCTTGCCTTTGGACTGGGGATACAGTCGAAACTCGTCCCCTTTGGTTTCCTTACCGCGGGAGCCCTCTCGGGTCTTGCGGGCTTCCTGGGAATGAGGATAGCCACCGAGGCCGGCTCGCGCACCGCAGAGGCAGCCAAGCAGTCACTCAACAGGGGACTTCAGGTAGCGCTCCACGCCGGGGCCGTGATGGGACTGGTAGTGGTAGGGCTGGCGCTTCTCGACCTCTCCTTATGGTTCTTTGTCCTCCGTCATTTCACAGACCTTACCTTAAACCACATAGTCCTGAGCATGCTCTGTTTCGGAATGGGTGCAAGCTCACAGGCGCTTTTTGCCAGGGTCGGGGGTGGAATATTTACCAAGGCCGCTGACGTGGGAGCCGACCTTGTCGGAAAGGTCGAAGCGAACATACCCGAAGACGACCCGAGAAACCCGGCAACGATAGCGGATAACGTGGGAGATAACGTCGGCGACGTCGCAGGCATGGGTGCAGACCTCTATGAATCATACTACGGCTGCATACTTGCCTCAAACGCCCTCGGGGTTGCGGCCGGACTGGGCATAAACGCAGTAGCGCTGCCCATGTCACTGGCAGGACTCGGCGTCGTCCTCTCCGTATTAGGTTTCCGGGCCATAAAGACCTCTGAGGATGCCTCCCAGAAGGAACTCCTCCATGCCTTCGGTCGAGGGGTGAACCTGAGCTCCGCCCTGGTCCTTATACTCTCCGGGGTACTAATATACACACTGATGCCTGACCACATGGGTCTCTGGGGTTCAATAGCAACCGGACTCATTGCCGGTATACTGATAGGCCGTATTACAGAATATTTTACCTCTGACGCATACCCTCCCACCAGAGAGATAGCGCACCAGGCCTTGACGGGACCCGCCACGGTAATCCTGGGCGGCATCTCGACCGGTATGCTGTCCACGGCCTTCGCCGGATTTACCATAGCAACGAGTATACTCCTGAGCTTCGCATTCGCGGGTGGTTTTTCAGATACCGCCCTTGGCCTTTACGGCATAGGGATAGCTGCCGTCGGTATGCTGTCCACGTTGGGTATAACCCTTGCGACAGACGCCTACGGCCCTGTAGCAGATAATGCAGGTGGCAATGCCGAGATGAGCCATCAGCCCCCGCAGGTAAGGGAGAGGATAGAACTCCTCGACACTCTGGGTAATACCACGGCCGCCACAGGAAAGGGGTTTGCAATAGGTTCTGCTGCCCTTACCGCCCTGGCACTGATGGCCGCCTATGTAACACAGATACACATCTCCCTGGAAAGGGGAGGGGTCGATACTATAGAGATTGCCGGCCGCTCAATATCCGTGCACGATGCCAGCATAGCCGACTTCATGGCCTATTATAACGTCACCCTCATGAACCCGAAGGTGCTGGTCGGCATGATACTGGGTTCCATGGCCACCTTCGTGTTCTGCGCCTTGACGCTGAGGGCCGTCGGCAGAGCGGCCGGAGAGATGGTCGAAGAGGTGAGAAGGCAGTTCAGAGAGATACCGGGTATAATGGAGGGGAAGGCAAAGCCCGATTACGCGTCCTGTGTTGAAATAAGTACCCGCAGCGCCCAGAGAGAAATGGTAATGCCCGCGCTCCTGGCCATCCTTATCCCGATAGCAGTAGGCCTGGTGCTTGGCGTGGCCGGTACTATGGGCCTCCTGACGGGTTCTCTGTCCACAGGGTTCCTGCTGGCCATATTTATGGCCAACGCGGGCGGAGCCTGGGACAACGCCAAGAAATACATTGAAAGAGGCAACCTCGGCGGTAAGGGTTCAGACGCCCATAAGGCCGCCGTGTGTGGCGATACGGTTGGCGACCCGTTTAAAGACACCTCGGGTCCGTCGCTAAACATCCTGTTGAAATTGATGGCTATAGTCTCCGTTGTCTTTGCCGGGCTGGTCGTAAACTACTCCCCTAAGGTAACGGCATTTCTACACCTGCAGTAATGAAGGGGGATTTTTCACCGTGCTGGGAGCACCGCGTTTCAGCGTAACCCTGCTGTGGCGACGCCCACAACCAACGTCTTCGTGGAGGAACGTCAAAAACGTTATCACATAAAGACCTGGCAATCTTATGCGCCCAGATTGCCGATGATAAAAAGGCGGAAGATATTGTCATACTGGACCTGCAGGGGCTGGCCTCTTTCACAGACTACTTCGTGATATGCAGCGGCTTCAATAAACGACAGCTCCAGGCCATTGCGGATGAGACTGTAAAACAGGCCGGGGCCTTTAACATAAAGGGACTGGGCAAAGAAGGCTACGACGACGCCAGATGGATATTGCTGGATTATGTCAACGTCATAGTTCACCTCTTTGATAAGGACACGAGGATTTTTTACGACCTGGAACTACTCTGGGGTGACGCACCCAGGGTCGAGTGGCAGGGCAAACGGATAAAGGCGCCCAAAAAACTCGGCAAGGCAAAATAGACCCCCCTGTAACGTTCGAACCTCCGCTCAAACAGCGAGGACCTCTCAATGCGCGCGCTAGTTTACAAAGAAAAACCACAGGCGGTAAAGGACTTTCCGGTGCCGCAAAGAAGAGAGGATGAGGCACTGATAAGGGTGCTCAAGGCAGGGATATGCTCCACGGATTTAGAGATTACGCGCGGATACATGTCTTTCAGCGGTGTCATGGGACACGAATTCGCAGGCGTGGTAGAGGATGCCGCCGATAAGAAATGGATAGGCAAACGTGTTGCTGGCGAGATTAACTGCCCCTGCCGCCGGTGCGGGTACTGCAAGAAGGGGCTGGGCAACCACTGCCCTAACCGTACCGTTCTGGGTATTGCCGGAAGAGACGGCGCATTTGCCGACTACCTTACCCTGCCCGTAAACAACCTCCACGAGCTTCCACAAGGGGTTGACGACACAAAGGCGGTATTCGTCGAACCCCTGGCTGCCGCATTCCGGATACTGGAACAACTCCAACAGTTCCCCCCTATTAAGGAAGGAGAAAAGGCCGCTATGTGGCCTGACGCCGAGGTAGCCGTCCTGGGTGACGGCCGGCTTGGACTCCTTGTCGCGCAGGTGCTCTCGCTAACGGGCTGC encodes the following:
- a CDS encoding sodium-translocating pyrophosphatase, whose amino-acid sequence is MQPFKSLFVLVLALAGANVFGTAYGGEIPAHASADNIPMLWYLAPIGAVIGLLCAVKFYKDVMRSPAGDDLMVEIANHVKEGAMAYLRQQYKIVGIFFVVIAIILSLLAFGLGIQSKLVPFGFLTAGALSGLAGFLGMRIATEAGSRTAEAAKQSLNRGLQVALHAGAVMGLVVVGLALLDLSLWFFVLRHFTDLTLNHIVLSMLCFGMGASSQALFARVGGGIFTKAADVGADLVGKVEANIPEDDPRNPATIADNVGDNVGDVAGMGADLYESYYGCILASNALGVAAGLGINAVALPMSLAGLGVVLSVLGFRAIKTSEDASQKELLHAFGRGVNLSSALVLILSGVLIYTLMPDHMGLWGSIATGLIAGILIGRITEYFTSDAYPPTREIAHQALTGPATVILGGISTGMLSTAFAGFTIATSILLSFAFAGGFSDTALGLYGIGIAAVGMLSTLGITLATDAYGPVADNAGGNAEMSHQPPQVRERIELLDTLGNTTAATGKGFAIGSAALTALALMAAYVTQIHISLERGGVDTIEIAGRSISVHDASIADFMAYYNVTLMNPKVLVGMILGSMATFVFCALTLRAVGRAAGEMVEEVRRQFREIPGIMEGKAKPDYASCVEISTRSAQREMVMPALLAILIPIAVGLVLGVAGTMGLLTGSLSTGFLLAIFMANAGGAWDNAKKYIERGNLGGKGSDAHKAAVCGDTVGDPFKDTSGPSLNILLKLMAIVSVVFAGLVVNYSPKVTAFLHLQ
- the rsfS gene encoding ribosome silencing factor, coding for MADDKKAEDIVILDLQGLASFTDYFVICSGFNKRQLQAIADETVKQAGAFNIKGLGKEGYDDARWILLDYVNVIVHLFDKDTRIFYDLELLWGDAPRVEWQGKRIKAPKKLGKAK
- a CDS encoding alcohol dehydrogenase catalytic domain-containing protein yields the protein MRALVYKEKPQAVKDFPVPQRREDEALIRVLKAGICSTDLEITRGYMSFSGVMGHEFAGVVEDAADKKWIGKRVAGEINCPCRRCGYCKKGLGNHCPNRTVLGIAGRDGAFADYLTLPVNNLHELPQGVDDTKAVFVEPLAAAFRILEQLQQFPPIKEGEKAAMWPDAEVAVLGDGRLGLLVAQVLSLTGCRLLALGRHPEKLDILSKIGGIKTAVTGEPLEAAGNNRFDYVVDCTGSPSGLETAIKLTRPTGTIILKSTFSHKKADSIDLTPIVVKEISLIGSRCGPFPKAIEALEKGEIHVGPLISKVYRLDDGVEALKLASKKGILKVVLDMNDER